The Deltaproteobacteria bacterium genomic sequence CTCCGTGCAATAATACCAGCGGTGGAGCGCCGTCGGGCCCGCTGATGCGCACAAACGTTTGACCGTAAGAAGTATCTCCCATTCTCGATTCCGATGGAACGGGCCACTTCTTCGCCCTCATATCGTATAACTTCAGATATTGTTCTTTTGCTTCCGCTGATCGAAAAGGGTGAAAGGGCGGCAGCATACATTACCTTCTTACTCTCGCGACGTAGAATCGACTGACGTACTCGCTCTCCACGAGCCCGCCGTGCTGTTTAATCAACTCCCGTATATCCGCCAGTACCTTCCACCGCGCCTCATCCGTCAGACGCTGTATCGGCGAATAGGTATTGAGCAGCTTCACGTATCTCTCCTCATTGTACGTCTCCCGCCACGGATAGCGCCTCACAATTACTTCTCCAAACAAATCCGAGCCCTTAATTTCCTCCACCGTTTCCCTTTCCAGTTCCTCCGGCGGCGTACTTTTCATCTGCAACAACTGCGGCACTCCCTCCCGATACACCTTCTCAGCCGCCTGAAAGAATTTCGACTTCCCTCCATGATGGCCGTTCCAGAACAATGCTATTGATCCTCCATTCTTCAATGCGGCAGCGGTTTTGACTAGCCTGATTTCGGGAGATATCCAGTGAAACGCTTCTGCGCAAATGGCCAGGTCAAACGCCTTATCCTTAAGAGGCCACTCCTCGAACGCAATGTTCCGAACTTGAACTCCGGGATAGGGCCTACAATGTTCGGCTGCGAGCCGGACCGGATTTGCCCCCAGCTCCAGGCAGAGCATCGTGTACCCGCGCCGGGCAAATGGCAAGGTTGCCTTTCCCGTCCCGCATCCGATTTCAAGAATAGTTCCTCCTGAAGGGATTTCGGATAACGAGACAACATCCTCAATCAGTTGTTCCGGGTATCCGGGCCGAATCTCGTCATATATCTTAGCCACGTCATTGAAGGTTGTCCTCAATTCTCTGTCAATGGACACTCTCGCTGTTCCTCGTTTGTTGAGCTATTTTATCGGGTGTGATACCAAATTGCCATCATCTCATTGCGGGAAGCGAAGCGACGTGGCAACCTAATATATTGAGATTGCTTAACTTTGCTCGCAATAACCATGTATCATAAATAGCGTTTAAAAACACAACTTGGTTTGAGATGAGCCACGCGTGGTATAAAGTTGAACACGGCAGGAATGGTTCCTCAGTCACTGGCCCTTTTAGAACAGGACAAGCTGCGTTGCTGACATTACTC encodes the following:
- a CDS encoding class I SAM-dependent methyltransferase, whose product is MSIDRELRTTFNDVAKIYDEIRPGYPEQLIEDVVSLSEIPSGGTILEIGCGTGKATLPFARRGYTMLCLELGANPVRLAAEHCRPYPGVQVRNIAFEEWPLKDKAFDLAICAEAFHWISPEIRLVKTAAALKNGGSIALFWNGHHGGKSKFFQAAEKVYREGVPQLLQMKSTPPEELERETVEEIKGSDLFGEVIVRRYPWRETYNEERYVKLLNTYSPIQRLTDEARWKVLADIRELIKQHGGLVESEYVSRFYVARVRR